GTCCGGCTGCGACCTGATCGTGGCCGTTGGCAGCCACGCCAGCATGGTCGAGTTCCTCGACAAGGGACGCCCGGGCATGGCCTCGACGTTCCTGACCAGGCTCAAGGTCGGGCCCAAGCTGGTGGACGCCAAGGGCGTGAACCGCCTGTACCGGCAGGGCGTCCGCCGCAGCGACCTGCTGTTCCTGGTGGCGGCCGCCCTGGCCGCGATGCTGGTGATCTCGCTCGTGTCGGAGCCGGTCCGGCTGGTCTGGAGCGACCTGATCGAGCTGCTCCAGGTGTTCTTCAACCGGGTCCGTTCGTTGTTCGTCTGACTGGCGCGGGGACGAGCGTTCCCGTGCGGAGGTGTGCCCGACGTGATCAGCCTGCGCTACCACATCGTGTCGCTGGTGGCCGTGTTCCTCGCCCTGGCCCTCGGCATCGTGGTCGGCAGCACCGTGCTGCAGGAGGGGACCGTCTCGGTCCTGCGCGCCACCAGCGACCAGGTCCGGGAGCAGAGCGAGCGGAACAGCCGCGAGAACGTCGCCTTGAAGCAGGAGAACTCCCGCCTGCAGAGCTTCGGCGCCACCGTCCTGCCCGACCTGGTGCGGGGCCGGCTCGACGGCCGGTCGGTGGTGCTGGTCGACACCGACAAGGTCGACAGCGGCCTGCGCGACGGCGTGCGCAAGGTCCTGGAGGACGCCGGGGCAGAGGTCGACGGCCAGATCACCTTCGCCGACGAGCGGCTCGCCCTTGGCGCCGACGCCGACCGGACGGCCGCCGGGCGGCTCCTGGGCGTCGACGCCGGCGACCCCCAGGTCCTCCGCGGCCAGCTGGTCAAGCGGCTGGCCGAGCGGCTGGCCAACCCGGCGGCCATCCCCCAGGACGACAGGCAGCGGGCCTCCGACATGCTCACCGGTCTCCAGGACGCCGACTTCCTGGCCGACCTGCGGCTCAGCCGGCCGCTGGCCGCCGGCAGCGACCCGTTCCCGCGCCAGGGCTCGATCTTCGTGCTCCTCGGCCCGGCGGCCACCGCCACCACCGCCGTGGCCCCCGACGCCTTCCTCGTCCCCCTGGCCGACCAGGTCTCGGGACTCGCCGGCGGGGCCGTGGCCGGGGGTGAGGCGGCCGACGTCCCCCGGGAGACCTCCTGGATCCTCGCCCTGCGCGACAACCGGGCGGTGAGCCGCCGGGTGTCCGGGATCGACTCGGTCGACAAGGTCTACGGCCAGCTCGCCCTGGTCGAGGCCCTCGAGGACCGCCTCCAGCAGGAGGCCGCCGGCCAGTACGGCGTCAAGGACGGCGCCTCCGGGCTCCTCCCCGAGCGGACCGAGGGATCGTGAGCGCGGAAGGGACCGTGGGCGCGGAAGGGACCGTGCTCGCCCTGGTGCCGGCCAGGGACGAGGCCGAGCGGGTCGGGGCGACGGTCCAGGCGCTGCGGGCGCTGCCCGGGGTGGCCGAGGTGCTGGTGGTCAGCGACGGGTCGACCGACGCCACCGCCGCCAAGGCCCTGGAGGCCGGGGCCCACTGCCTGGCCCTGCCCCGCAACCTGGGCAAGGGCGGCGCCCTCAACGCCGGGCTGGCCGCCCTCATGGGCCGGGTCGCCGAGCGGCTCAGCCCCGAGCCGGCGGTGCTGCTGCTGGCCGACGCCGACCTGGCCGACACGGCCGGGCGGCTCGGCCGCCTGCTCGACCCGGTCCTGGCCGGCGAGGCCGACCTGGCCATCGCCGACCTCCCCGCCCAGCAGGGCGCCGGCGGCTTCGGCGTCGCCATGGGCCTGGCCCGCCGCGGCATGGCCCGGGCGACCGGCCGCCGCATGGCCGAGCCCCTGTCCGGCCAGCGCGCGGTCCGCTGGGAGGCCCTCCCGGCCGTGCTGCCGTTCGCCCCCGGGTTCGGGGTCGAGGTCGCCATGACCATGGACGCCCTCCGCGCCGGCCTCCGCGTGGTCGAGGTCGAGGTCGACCTCCACCACAACGCCACCGGCAAGGACCTCGCCGGCCTCCTCCACCGTGCCCGCCAAGCCCGCGCCATCGCCCGCGAGCTCACCCGCCGCCGATCCTGGCGCCCCACCCCCAACGGCCACCCCGCCTCCCCTGCCGAGCCCCCCGCTGCCAGTGGGAGCCCCGGGGCAGGCGCCCACAGCGCTGAGACCCCCGCCGATGGCGGGAGCCCCGATCGGGAGGGTCGCCAAGGTGCCCGGGGAGGTGGCGGCGGGTTTCCCCAGCCCCCCCAGCCCCCCCAGCCCCCCCAGGACGGTGGCTGATGCGGGCGCTGCCGGTGGCGTTGTGCGGGATGGTGGTGGGGTGGGGGATCGGGTTCTGGGCGGCGCCGCAGGTGCTGGCCGGGCTGGCCCGGTCCAGCCTGGCGCGGGTGAACTACCGCAAGCGGGAGGTGGTGGCCGGGCTCGGGCTGCTGCTGCCGCTGGGGCTGCTGGTGTGGGCGGCGCCGCTGGCCGTGGCCGCGCGGGTGGACCCGCTGCGGGCGGGGCGGGCCGGGATCCTGGCCCCGTCGGCGCTGGCCGTGGTCGTGGCCGGGCTCGCGTTCGTGGTCCTGGGGCTGGTCGACGACCTGGTCGAGGACCCGGCGGGCAGCCGCGGCTTCCGGGGCCATCTGCGGGCGCTGGCCTCGGGGCGGCTCACCGGCGGGGGGATCAAGCTGTTCGGCGGCGCCCTCGCCGGGCTGCTGGTGGCCAGCCTGGCCAAGCCCGGCGACCGGCCGGCGTGGGCGATCCTGCTCGGCGGGCTGGTGGTGGCCTCGGCCGCCAACACCGCCAACCTGCTCGACCTGCGACCCGGCCGCTGCGCCAAGGTGTTCCTGCCGCTGTGGGTCGCCGGCTGCCTGCTCGACCCCGGCGGCGGGGCCTGGTCGGCCGGGCTGGCCGGGGCCGCCCTGGCCGCCCTCCCCTTCGACCTGCGCGAGGAGGGCATGCTCGGCGACGCCGGGGCCAACGCCCTCGGCGCCGTGGTCGGCACGCTGCTCCTGGCCGGCCCGATGTGGCTGCTGTGGGGGGCCGCGGCCGCCCTGGTCGCCCTCCAGCTCGCCTCCGAGCGGGTCTCGTTCACCCGCGTGATCGAGGGCAACCGGGTGCTCCGGGCCGCCGACCGGCTCGGCCGGCGCGGCCCCTGACGCCCGTACCCGGACCTCCGCGCAGGCTTGGGGCGGCCTGCACGGAGCCCTCCTGCATTCGTGCTACGCTGGCATCCCGGGAGGGCCCGCAGACGGCCGGGTGGCCAGGGGAGCACACCCGGTCCCCCCGATGGGCCCAAAGGGGGTCAAGCACCTTGGCGAAGCACATCTTTGTGACGGGCGGGGTCGCCTCGTCGCTCGGCAAGGGTCTCACCGCAGCCTCGCTCGGACGCCTGATGAAGGCGCGCGGGCTGCGGGTCACCATGCAGAAGCTGGATCCGTACATCAACGTCGACCCGGGCACCATGAACCCGTTCCAGCACGGCGAGGTGTTCGTCACCGACGACGGCTGCGAGACCGACCTCGACCTGGGCCATTACGAGCGCTTCATCGACGAGAGCCTCTACCGAGACTCCAACGTCACCACCGGGGCCGTCTACTCGACGGTGATCGCGGCCGAGCGCCGCGGCGAGTACCTGGGCGACACCGTCCAGGTCATCCCCCACATCACCAACGAGATCAAGGCCCGCATCGTGCGCGTGGCCGAGGACGCCGACGTGGTCATCACCGAGGTCGGCGGCACCGTCGGCGACATCGAGTCGCTGCCGTTCCTGGAGGCGATCCGCCAGCTGCGCCACGACATCGGCCGCGAGCACGTGGTCTTCGTCCACGTCTCCCTGGTCCCCTACATCGGCCCCTCGGGCGAGCTGAAGACCAAGCCGACCCAGCACTCGGTCCGGGAGCTGCGCTCGCTCGGCATCCAGCCCGACGCGATCG
The sequence above is a segment of the Actinomycetota bacterium genome. Coding sequences within it:
- a CDS encoding glycosyltransferase family 2 protein; protein product: MGAEGTVLALVPARDEAERVGATVQALRALPGVAEVLVVSDGSTDATAAKALEAGAHCLALPRNLGKGGALNAGLAALMGRVAERLSPEPAVLLLADADLADTAGRLGRLLDPVLAGEADLAIADLPAQQGAGGFGVAMGLARRGMARATGRRMAEPLSGQRAVRWEALPAVLPFAPGFGVEVAMTMDALRAGLRVVEVEVDLHHNATGKDLAGLLHRARQARAIARELTRRRSWRPTPNGHPASPAEPPAASGSPGAGAHSAETPADGGSPDREGRQGARGGGGGFPQPPQPPQPPQDGG
- a CDS encoding copper transporter; amino-acid sequence: MISLRYHIVSLVAVFLALALGIVVGSTVLQEGTVSVLRATSDQVREQSERNSRENVALKQENSRLQSFGATVLPDLVRGRLDGRSVVLVDTDKVDSGLRDGVRKVLEDAGAEVDGQITFADERLALGADADRTAAGRLLGVDAGDPQVLRGQLVKRLAERLANPAAIPQDDRQRASDMLTGLQDADFLADLRLSRPLAAGSDPFPRQGSIFVLLGPAATATTAVAPDAFLVPLADQVSGLAGGAVAGGEAADVPRETSWILALRDNRAVSRRVSGIDSVDKVYGQLALVEALEDRLQQEAAGQYGVKDGASGLLPERTEGS